The Saccharomyces mikatae IFO 1815 strain IFO1815 genome assembly, chromosome: 2 sequence TGAAGACGTTGCGAAAATGTTGAACGACCACTATAAGAAGTATATTGATAGAATTGACTGGGAATGGCTGTCTAAAGACGCTCATGTCACAGCTCTACGTATTCCAATTGGATACTGGCACGTTGAAGATGGGAAGCATTTAGATTCGTTACCATTTGCGTCCTTGAAAAGAGTTTATGAACTAGCTAAACCTTGGGAAAAACTTTCTGGGTTAATCAGCACGGCCAAGGAAATGAACATTGGTGTATTGATAGATTTTCATGGCCTACCAGGAGGGGCTAATAGTGACTCTCATAGTGGCTTAAAGAATGACGAAGCTGAATTTTTCCACAAGGAAAAGTACATGACTAAAGtttataaagaaattttacCTGCGGTTATCAAAACTATGACTTtagataatgaaaatatcattGGAGTTCAAGTGGTTAATGAAGCGTACTTTGATAATAACCCTAAGGGtcaaaaattctattattcaGAAGCCATTAATGCCATTGAAAATCTTCAACCTGGTCTACCGGTCGTAATATCTGATGGCTGGTGGCCCCAACAGTGGGCAGATTGGGcgaaagaaaagaatttcagCAACACTGTGGTAATCGATTCACATGTATATCGTTGTTTTTCTGATTCTGACAAGTCTAAAGATGCCAATACAATTATCAAAGAGTTGCCGAGTACTGTAAATTTTCCTTATGACGATACCGACTATACCGTGGGCGAATTCTCTGGTGTTCTTGATGGACAAACATGGGAAAAAACGTCTGGTGACAGAGCTGCTACTGTTCAAAAATATGTACAAACACAAGTGAACATATTTTCACATGTAGCCAGTTGGGGCTGGTTTTTCTGGACTTTACAATTCGAATATGGTGATGGAGGTGAATGGGGTTTAGCACCCATGATGCAAAATGGTAATTTACCGAAACGTCCTCATGGTAATGGTTTGCAAATcgacaagaagaaaatcgATTCAATAATTGAAGAACATAAGGCCTATTGGGACGGTAAAggtaaaaattttgaacaCTGGAGATTTGAAGATGGTATAAATACAGCTGTTGATGATATAATCGCCTTTagaaaatttgataattcGTTGATAGGTAGATGGCATTCTTGGAAAGCGCAAAGAAGAGCAGAGTACATTTCTGTCAAAAAAGACAGCGAATTCATGTGGGAATGGGACCAAGGGTACCAGCGTGGGTTGGACGAGTTCAATAAATACTAAAAATTATAAGAGTGAATGTATTTCAGCTACTGGTTCTAGAATTTTAATATGGTGCctaaaatatgaaaatgTCAAAGAATAATTTTCTGTGAGTGACTGCTTCTTGGTTAGAGTAGAGTGTTTTATGATTATTTACTGTTAATTAAAATGAGAATTTCATTTATCTTTAATATAGGGATATCGTAAAAGTGTCAATAAATGATTCTCAAGATGAACTACAACGATAGTTATTattggaatgaaaaattaacCATCCTCTATCACCCAGTTGTCATACTattagtatattatcatatacggtgttgaaagatgacataaagattgagaaatagtcatcgAAGTTAATGGAATCTCAACAACAAGGATtaataatgtaataggataatgaatggCAACGTACAAAACAAgagaataaatatatatatgagataatagtggagtttgatgtaattgttgggattccattttttataaggcaataatattaggtatgtagatatactagaagttctcctcccggatttaggaatccataaaagggaatctgcaattctacacaatcCTATAAACATTActatcatcgttttatatgttgttattcatatatcctattacattatcaatccttgcgtttcagcttccactaatttagatgactatttctcatcatttgtgAGAGATtggcgaattttgagatgattgttgggattccattgttgataaaggcaataatattaggtatgtagatatactagaagttctcctcgaggatataggaatccaataaatggaactcgtaattctacataattctgtatatgcttttattgtcattttatatgttgttattcattaatcctattacattatcaatccttgcgtttcagcttccactaatttagatgactatatctcatcatttgcgtcatcttctaacaccgtatatgataatatactagtagtatgactactaattagtagatgatagttgatttatattacaacaatatATTACTGTGTAGAACTATCGATTTCCTTTGGTGGATTCATATATCCTCGAAAAGATCTTCTAGTATGCTctatgttggaataagtgattactactgTACATTTATTAGTATAAATTGGCGTAGTTGACgacgaacattcttataatgataccaatttaattgGAGTAGacaaattctaataatagaatttactgcagtgatgagataaagatctattaattgttcagaacttagtatataagaagatgagttatcactaaaatcttatcatcaatgcatagaattatgtctgaaccgCTGGGTTTAATttaaccaatcagcgtgtattttatatacctctcttataacttaagaaataatgacttattcttagttattacaacttactaaacaactaattatcaaccCATACTTATACGTTTAAGCGGTTGATTATGTACTGCATCCTATTTCCCTCATCATATTCCAATATAAGGAAGCGTTACGCATCAGAAAATAGGTTTTATAGTGTAGTGGTTATCACTTTCGGTTTTGATCCGAACAACCCCGGTTCGAGTCCGGGTAAGACCTTtgttttgtatttttttcttttcattgaacCATGCATGAATTTATCGGAGGCTTCATGAATGGGATCTTGCACATTTGAGGCTGAGCCGTGCTACTGGTAATGGAGAATGGATTAAGCCACCAGGACACTTTGACAGATACATCTACGGGAAATTTCTTGGCGTTTTTGTCACCTCTATGATCCGTTATAATACCGCAACGCCGAGTAATGCTTATTTTTAGGATAATGCCGTTTCAGCCTCGAATAGCACTTTTCCACCAGGCATTGATTATGTATAAAAATACACGTAAAACAATACCTTCAGTGAGTTAAAGCACTGACTTCATTTAGTTTTTTACatagtgaaaaattgaaaaaaagaactatcGTTCTCGGTATTAAAACAAAGTACACGACTTTCTAATGAGGCACCAATATTATCAGGCACAACCAATGTATTATCAACCACAACCGCAACCTATATACATACAACAAGCGCCGCCACCTCCAAGAAATgattgctgttgttgttgttgtaaCTGTGGTGACTGCTGTTCAGCCATTGCAAATGTTTTGTGTTGTCTTTGTTTAATCGATTTATGCTGTGCCTGTACCGCCGGTATGTGAGCTATGTTAATGCACCTTGCTTATTTATGCTCTCTGTCAAGAaatagtttttcaatattttttcagtgGTAGatacaaaaataaattAGCACAAGGCTTTTGATTGTAAATTTGTGAGGCGTTCAGCGAAGAACGAATATTCTGCCTTTAAAACAGCACTAGAATTTAATTGTATCATTTAGATTGAGCGCTAATAAGTGTTTTTAAATAGTATACAATAAAAGAACCTACTaaaactcttttttttagattCCCACGTTTTAAAGATACGCAGCTGTGAATGAAACTAGcaaaatatatatgtcCGGAACAAGTCGAGTCACTTTAGTCTTGCATTGATGCTTACAGAAATCCCAATAATTGTGAAGAGAAAACTAACTTTCAGAAGTACTTCATTAATCGGTTTTCAACCTAAAAACGAAGTTACATGCCACGAGAGAacaaacagaaaaataaataaataagcAAATAACCGCTCAAGTTGTCCCTTGAAATAAAGAGCTACAATTGAACTATCGAATAAAACCTACACTAAAGCTAAAAGCATTTAGTAAATCCTTAGTGGGCTATAATTCTagactttttttcaagagaACTTTTCCTGAAATacatatatctatatatgtGCATACTATTAGCTACATTTCCTCCTTCCATActgagaaaatttttctctttttaattagcaacattttcttttgaagattcCTTCAAAGCCAAGTGAGCCTCCAAAGAggcaattttttctcttaattctatattctctttcttAGCCAGCTGCAGTTCAATTTGAGTTTCTTTTGATCTTCCATATGCTAACATCTTGGccatttctttgttttcacTGGTTAGGTTCTCTAACCTTACCACCATTTTATGAGCAATCGATTCTGCATCATACCTACCGTACTTGGTCACTGAATTTGTTGGATTTAAAGCTAGTGCAGTTAGTATactttccaaattttcctTCGTTTCTGCTAActccttttcctttacACGCAGTGAAGATGATAACTTTCTAAATATAACTTCCAATGAAGCTGGCAATTCAAAAGTTTGAGGTATATGGGAGTGCTCCTTCGCGTACTTATATTCATTTTGCTTATAGCTTAAGCCTTCATTGAATACTTTCTTTAACCTCTGGATTTCATTCTCTAATGATTCAATTTGACTCTCCTTTATCTGTAGTTCAACCTCTAATGCTTCTGTTCTGTTATCTTTATTCGAATTTAATTCACTGCtattgatattattcaTTGAGAGCGCTGTCACATGATTAAAAGGAACAAAGGAATTCTTAAATGCCACACCATTAATTGAAGTTTTAGTAGTCATGTTAGACATCGAAGACATTGAGTCATTAGGATTTCCATTAGTATCTTTGTTGTTTGTCATATTATTCATTGGATCCAGCCAATAATCATTAGCAGTTGCCCCATTcatgatattattattgagAGAGTTCCTCAAAGGTGCTTGGGGTACATTCTGGTAATTATAGGTATTCATTGGTGCAGACATGTTGAAGCTTGCCGCATTGTTCAAGCTATGTTGACCTGTTAATGGACTAGCCGATGAACCCTGAGGAATCATGGTATTATTCAATTTATTTGTCTGCGATAAAGGGTTCATTAATCCTGATCTGgcatcatttctttcagtAGCTTCGTATAAGGCTTGCTGTTGTGACTGTTGTTGTGGATGAAACCCCAAATTGTTAAAGGACGTTTCCAACGAATGTTGGGGATCATAATCATAAGCCATataattcattttttacaaTAATATTCCAAACAGGCCGTGTATGCTAAAAGAATGAGGTCAATCCAAAATTATAAAGTACCAAGCCAGCTGATTCTCTCACTATTAAGTTTGACTATCGttactcttttttctcattgTTTAATCAAACGATGTCTCTCTTCTAGTCTCTCATATGGTTTTTTTAGCGGCGAACGtcacagaaaaaaaagaaagaaaaaaacactGATTAATAGCTAGTGGAATTATGTTCGATATTGAAGTACATAGGAAATCTGAACTCAATGAAGATATTACACGCACATACTGTATATATCgatatataaatatgaaTGTACAAATAATCATTTCTTTAGCACCTTGTATAGAAGTAAATATAGccatttatttttatatcttcAATGCTTTCGGCAACAACCAGTTTCTCATCGTTATAAAGAACCCATTTCCACTCATCAGCTACTAGTTTACGAATAAACACAACATAATGTCCCGAATGAACAGAATTCCCTTTATGACAAACAACAGCAGTCAAAACGTATGGTTTAGCAGTCGAATATCCATAATCCTTTTGTcgttgttgctgttgttcAGTTGGCACTTCGGGTTCAGACAACTTTCCGTCATCATCCATATTATTAAAGACCCACTCGACGCTACGGCTGACATCGCCATTGTTGATTATTAAAGCTTTACGGCATAGGTTAGGATTCAATCCCATAGATTGCATCGAAGCCAATGAAGCTTCATCAACATCTCTCTCAACTTTCTTGAGGTCAGTAGGAGGGGGAACGAATGCCTCATTTAAATCGGGGTCATCCATATGTTGAAATAACCAATTCATGGCGCTCTCAGCATCTTGATTTCCAGTATTAAATAGGGCGCGTACACTAGCATTTTGAGTGAACCCCATTTCAAGCAACTGAGAAATACTACATTGATTTGGGGTGAAATTTGTATGGTCTTCGTCCTCTTCAGGTAGTAGTTCCTCTATTTGTGGATTAAATCCTTGTgataaaaaagatgaaacaTCAAGCACATCATCCCTGTCACTTAAACCTGGCAACAAAAGTTCATTACTAGTCTTAACAGGAATCCAATTCTGCAATTTAATCCTTATCGGGTTCAAAACAAGTGTTTGtggaaaagatttaaaaCAAGGCCTCTTATTCGCTGTAACTTTTTCCTTACAATTGGCGCATTTGAACTCAATCGTCTGACCTTCAAAATATGCTTTGATTCTTTCTAACAAATCCTGAGTTTCGCTATTCTCTTCCAAGGGGATCTGTATAGCCTCTGCTGGTTCGTAAGAATACTTAACCTTTCCACATTTATTGCATTGCAATCTATCTTCCATGATAAACCTAACCAAGTCGTTGACGTTTGAAGCGCCAGACGAACCAATCGAAAAAAACTTCCTATCTAACAAATCTAAGAGGAAGGTTAAAAATTCCATTGCGTCCTGTTGTCTGTTGGAACTGAATTCCTCATGATTTTGACCGatacattttttgaatgtAGTAGGCTTGATACCGTTTGGATAAAATTCTGGTTCACATCTCATGGCATTGAACAGTTTAATCCATTGACACTTCAAATTATTTCCAGGATATACAACATCCAATGGGAATTCACTGCCTAAGAAATCCAAGGACCAATTTGGTATACCTCCATTCAACAAGCTTTGCATAACTGAATTTAAGTAACACGAATTGCCCAAATTGATCAAGCCACACCCATAATCTTTACTTGGggataatttttcaaattctttacCACTGGAATCGACCATTCTAAATTGCCAGTTCTCGTTCTGTTCCACTTGTAATTGAATTAGAGTTTTTTCATTCgcaatcttttcttgtacATTAATTCCGTATATTAATAATGCATTTCCCAAGTTAATGTTATTTGGAAATCTAGTCTCATCGTCACAAGCATAGCAGTACAAATCATAAGTTGAAGAGCTTAATGAACCTAATTTAATAGCTAGAGGGTGATTGTTATTATTCTGATAATGATCCAAAGCATGTGAGTGACCATCAATCCCAACTTGTTCTCTACCACATCCGATGTTGCCACAATGTAGACATAGCCAAAGGTTTTGCACTAGGTCGCACGAAGAGCATTGGTTCAAATCCACTGCATTTTCAGGCTTATTGGGAAcctgaaaattttctgtATGAGGACAGGTACTGATTTCTAATTCCCACGAGTTCTTTTTATCCTCGAAGTCTTGCGATTTCgcctttattattttctcaATCTTCTCTAAAATTCTAGAAGGAATGTTAATTTCTGTGGACTCTAAAAATACAGTTCTAGGAACATTTTCACCATTAAATCTTTCCAAACTCCAAATGGTGTTGTGTGTCTCATCCTCTGGCTTCTCAATTACTtgaagttttatttttttgctgtTATTACTCTCTTCTGCATTTTCTTGCTTGGGTTTTTCCACTTTGGCAATATTTAAATAAGTGGAATGCATAGAATCGCAAGAGTGTTTTGTGACTTGAGTGTGTAGCGGGAGGTGTCTATTGCAAGTA is a genomic window containing:
- the MRX18 gene encoding 17-beta-hydroxysteroid dehydrogenase-like protein (similar to Saccharomyces cerevisiae YBR056W; ancestral locus Anc_3.266) gives rise to the protein MISSLRNKFEHFKVSEKGGKELSTTLPKLPSAKDLDKSTIYKYRYNYGVNLGALFVLEPWIFSKETLCTIDGKEYESEYDAISQQLKKHSTEDVAKMLNDHYKKYIDRIDWEWLSKDAHVTALRIPIGYWHVEDGKHLDSLPFASLKRVYELAKPWEKLSGLISTAKEMNIGVLIDFHGLPGGANSDSHSGLKNDEAEFFHKEKYMTKVYKEILPAVIKTMTLDNENIIGVQVVNEAYFDNNPKGQKFYYSEAINAIENLQPGLPVVISDGWWPQQWADWAKEKNFSNTVVIDSHVYRCFSDSDKSKDANTIIKELPSTVNFPYDDTDYTVGEFSGVLDGQTWEKTSGDRAATVQKYVQTQVNIFSHVASWGWFFWTLQFEYGDGGEWGLAPMMQNGNLPKRPHGNGLQIDKKKIDSIIEEHKAYWDGKGKNFEHWRFEDGINTAVDDIIAFRKFDNSLIGRWHSWKAQRRAEYISVKKDSEFMWEWDQGYQRGLDEFNKY
- the MNC1 gene encoding Mnc1p (similar to Saccharomyces cerevisiae YDR034W-B and YBR056W-A; ancestral locus Anc_3.267), with translation MRHQYYQAQPMYYQPQPQPIYIQQAPPPPRNDCCCCCCNCGDCCSAIANVLCCLCLIDLCCACTAGM
- the MUM2 gene encoding Mum2p (similar to Saccharomyces cerevisiae MUM2 (YBR057C); ancestral locus Anc_3.269), giving the protein MNYMAYDYDPQHSLETSFNNLGFHPQQQSQQQALYEATERNDARSGLMNPLSQTNKLNNTMIPQGSSASPLTGQHSLNNAASFNMSAPMNTYNYQNVPQAPLRNSLNNNIMNGATANDYWLDPMNNMTNNKDTNGNPNDSMSSMSNMTTKTSINGVAFKNSFVPFNHVTALSMNNINSSELNSNKDNRTEALEVELQIKESQIESLENEIQRLKKVFNEGLSYKQNEYKYAKEHSHIPQTFELPASLEVIFRKLSSSLRVKEKELAETKENLESILTALALNPTNSVTKYGRYDAESIAHKMVVRLENLTSENKEMAKMLAYGRSKETQIELQLAKKENIELREKIASLEAHLALKESSKENVAN
- the UBP14 gene encoding ubiquitin-specific protease UBP14 (similar to Saccharomyces cerevisiae UBP14 (YBR058C); ancestral locus Anc_3.270), with translation MTEEILESITVPAVVSKDECIYCFESPFNEPLALGASPKHSLNICLDCFQATCNRHLPLHTQVTKHSCDSMHSTYLNIAKVEKPKQENAEESNNSKKIKLQVIEKPEDETHNTIWSLERFNGENVPRTVFLESTEINIPSRILEKIEKIIKAKSQDFEDKKNSWELEISTCPHTENFQVPNKPENAVDLNQCSSCDLVQNLWLCLHCGNIGCGREQVGIDGHSHALDHYQNNNNHPLAIKLGSLSSSTYDLYCYACDDETRFPNNINLGNALLIYGINVQEKIANEKTLIQLQVEQNENWQFRMVDSSGKEFEKLSPSKDYGCGLINLGNSCYLNSVMQSLLNGGIPNWSLDFLGSEFPLDVVYPGNNLKCQWIKLFNAMRCEPEFYPNGIKPTTFKKCIGQNHEEFSSNRQQDAMEFLTFLLDLLDRKFFSIGSSGASNVNDLVRFIMEDRLQCNKCGKVKYSYEPAEAIQIPLEENSETQDLLERIKAYFEGQTIEFKCANCKEKVTANKRPCFKSFPQTLVLNPIRIKLQNWIPVKTSNELLLPGLSDRDDVLDVSSFLSQGFNPQIEELLPEEDEDHTNFTPNQCSISQLLEMGFTQNASVRALFNTGNQDAESAMNWLFQHMDDPDLNEAFVPPPTDLKKVERDVDEASLASMQSMGLNPNLCRKALIINNGDVSRSVEWVFNNMDDDGKLSEPEVPTEQQQQRQKDYGYSTAKPYVLTAVVCHKGNSVHSGHYVVFIRKLVADEWKWVLYNDEKLVVAESIEDIKINGYIYFYTRC